TGGACACATCTAAAGCAGATATGGGCTCATCACAAACGATAAATTTTGGATCAATCGCTAAGGATCTTGCGATTCCTATCCTTTGTCTTTGTCCACCAGAAAATTCATGGGGAAATCTACTGGCATGTTCTTCATTGAGCCCCACTAGCCTCAATAACTCATATATCCTATTTTGTTTATCCCTTTCATTATACATTTTAAAATTGTCTATTCCTTCAGAGATAATATCCCCTACAGTCATTCGTGGATTCAAGGATGCATATGGATCTTGAAAGATTATCTGTGCATTTTTTTTGAACTCTTTCTTCTCTATCTTATTCATTTTATAAATATTTTCACCGGAAAAGAGCACTTCACCCCCCGTGGCTTGATACATGCCCAATATGGTTCTTCCACAGGTAGTTTTCCCACATCCTGACTCCCCAACTAGCCCTAAGGTTTCCCCCTTTTGAATGCTAAAGGATACATCATCAACAGCTTTAAGTATTTTATCCTTATCCATATGAAAGTACTTTTTCAAGTTTTTCACTTCAACTAAAGTTTCAGCTTCCATTATAAATCCCTCCTTATATCTTCAGCTAAGTTTATTTTAGGAGATGAAGGATGCTGAAGCCAGCAAGTGACCTCATGGGTATCACTTATCCAACTAGCCTCGGGATACTTAATCTTACATATCTTCATACAATACTTGCATCTACTGGCAAAACTACATCCCTTGGGTGGAGCAAGTAAATCTGGTG
The Irregularibacter muris DNA segment above includes these coding regions:
- a CDS encoding ABC transporter ATP-binding protein, translated to MEAETLVEVKNLKKYFHMDKDKILKAVDDVSFSIQKGETLGLVGESGCGKTTCGRTILGMYQATGGEVLFSGENIYKMNKIEKKEFKKNAQIIFQDPYASLNPRMTVGDIISEGIDNFKMYNERDKQNRIYELLRLVGLNEEHASRFPHEFSGGQRQRIGIARSLAIDPKFIVCDEPISALDVSIQAQIINLLLELQDEFGLTYLFIAHDLSMVKHISDRVGVMYLGCMVELAKSDELYKNPQHPYTQALLSAIPIPNPSYERSKKRINLEGEVPSPINPKPGCRFRSRCKYRKPICSEKTPLLKEMNEGHYVACHLY